In Levilactobacillus brevis, the genomic window GCGGTTGATTACGGCTGGTTTTTGGGCACCCTAATCATTAGCGGGGGTCTGCTCTATTTCATGAGCGACCTCTTTGGCACGCTACCGGCGAACTTCTGGGGCTTCATGGTCGCCGGCGGCTTAATCGCGCTGGGCGTATTGGTTCCGGGGTTAAGTCCGTCCAACTTACTGTTGATTCTGGGGCTTTTCACGCCCATGTTGACGGGCTTCAAGAACTTCGATTTGCTCGGCGTCTACCTGCCAATTGCCTTGGGAGGCGGTCTCGCCATGATCCTATTTTCCAAGGGGATGGACTACCTGATTCACCGGTTCCACTCGCGCGTCTACCACTTCATCTTGGGGATCGTGGTCGCCAGTACTGTGCTGATTCTAGTTCCCAACCCACACGCGACAGAAGGCATTTCCTACGCTGGGGCCACCGGAACGACTTTTCTCTTCAGCCTACTGGCGCTCCTCGTGGGGGTAGCATTGGGTTACTGGATGAATCGCTTGGAAGTCAAATATAAATAAACATAAGTGTACGACTGGAACCAAAACGCTTGTGTTTTAAATTTAGATAGCTAAGGTTGAAAGTTTGCGAACACGCTCCGATCACCAGCTGACAGGGGTGATCACCATTAAACGAGTCGTCAACGCCACCTGCGGCTGTCAGAGATTCCGGCGCTGTGGGGACCGCCTGCGGCCTGAGGAACGGTCCTCCGGCTCGGTTTGAAGCCTAGCAAAATTCGCCAGTCTCCAAACACGTCCCGCGCTGTAAGCTGACCCGGAACGTCAGCTAACACCGCTGCCACGGCTACCTTCATCTCTGACTACCTCCGGTTATGATGGTTGAAAACCACTAAACGTACGGTGATATCGCTGGAGTAACAACGTTCGGCCAGCTTAATTGGATACCCTCAGGTAGCCGTGAGTGAGTCAAATTTGGTCTCAGCCGTGGGATTTTCCAAGAGTTCTTCTTGGAAAATGGCGCCTTTGAGACGCGGGCTGACGGCTCAAAGCGAGGGGAAAGACCGCCCTTTGGCTTGTCCCGTCCTGTACTAGTCCCTGTCAAGTTGTCATTCGAAATAATATAAAATGGATATTTACTCTAAGCGGCTTCATTCCAGTATTCTACTGGGGTGAGGCCGTTTCTTTCTGGGGAACGATCCAAGTAATTAAAGTAGTGGATGCCTTCGTTTACCAGCTCCACAAACTCTCGATACGTTTTTGGCATTGGATGACGTTCCATCCAATGCGCTTTAAATTCATTCCACCAACGCTCCATTGGCGCGTTGTCGTAAGGTGTTCCTGGTCGGGACATACTGCGCATCACTTTATGTTCTGACAGAAAGTTATTGAAAGCTTTAGCGGTGTAAGCAGCTCCACGGTCCGTATGGATCAGTGGGTGTACATCGCCAGCCTGTTCAAAAGCCTGTTTAAAAACCTGGATCTCTGCCACAGCTGTTTCTGTAGTGCTCAAAAATGAGGCGATCAGTCTCCGGCCGCATAGATCTAAAACACCACTCAGTCGGATTTTGAATTGACCCTTTGGTCCGTAAGACAACTCAGTCGAATCCGCAAGCCAAACCTGGTTGGGACCGGCGACTTTAAAGTTACGATTCAAAACATTGTCCTGAATGTATTGTTCCTGTTCCTTGATACGTTGGCGCTTCTTAACCCGAATCTGACACTTGATATTCAAGTTACGCATAATTCGTTTAACACGCTTGATTGTTACCTTAAACGTCACCTGTTCATCATGCTGTAGATTGGACAAGATCTTGCCAGCTCCGATTGCTTGATGATGTTGATTGAACCAATAAGTGATTCGCTTTTCTAGAAGCCGCTCTTGAGTCTCCCACGGCGTTTCTTGCCGATGAAAAGACTTGTTATAAGCTTGCCGACTAACTCCGATATGCGTCAATAATGTCTTAATGGCGCCTCGCTTTCCTTGACTGACCTCACTGATTGCCTGATATGCCAGTCGATGTTGCTGATTCACCCCTTGTGCTGAATTTCTTGAAATTTTTTTACGAATTCTTTCAGTAATTCCATGTCGGCGACTTGACCTTCTAGTTGCTTAATCCGCAAATTGGCCTTATCTAAGTCGGTTAATTCTCGTTGTGGCTTACGGTGTCCGCGTCGATCCTCTAAGGCGTTGTAACCACCTTTCTTAGCTCTAAGCACCCACGAACGGGCTTGTTGGTAGGAGACGCTGTAATGTTCAGCTGCTTCGTTATATGAGTGGTTCTGCTTGGTAATGTACTCAACCACTTCAATACGCTCTGCCAGAGTAGTTTTTCGGCTCATCGTTGGGACCTGCTTTCTAGACGGGGTTGCCGTCACAGTTTTGTCCCTATTATACCTGGAAACCCAGTAATTTACCTGCGTAGCTGAGCGCAAACCATACTTCATTGCTACTTCTCGTTGTGAACCTTCGCCGTTCAAAAAAGCATACACGACTCTTAGCTTAAAGACCTCACTGTATCTGCGACAACCTTTAGATTCTTTAAGCCCATCAAAGCCATCTCGTTTGTACAACGCCCGCCACCGAATGACCGCCTCCTTGTCTGCCAAACCATGTTCTCTGGCAAAGCCAATATTAGTTTGACCTGATGCTTCAAACTCATTAATCAACTCCAGCTTCTCCACGGCACTATACTTGATCTTCGACATGTCATATTCCCTCCGTTGATTGTCAGATGAATTATATTATTTCATTTGACAACCCCAAAGGGATCATAACATCCCTACCCACAGCGATCCAGACCAAATTTGGCGAACGGTAAGGCGGACAACACGTGACTAGTATATTATGCGTTATCCTTGTCACACTAGGGATTTTAGCTGTTTTCTAACTTTCAGCCCTTAGTTACTTTAACAATTATTGATTATCTGGTTTAAATGCCCGAGTAGCCTTCACCGCCTGCTTCCAGCCGGCATACAGGCGTTCGCGCCGGTCCGGCAACATATTCGGTGTGAATAACCGCCCGGCACTGCGAATCTGTTTGACCTCTTCCAAGCTCTTCCAGTAACCCACGGCGAGGCCGGCCGTAATCGCCGCCCCCATGGCCGTGGTCTCCTCATCGGCCGCCCGCTGAACCGGTGTGTCAATGATATCGGCTTGGAACTGCATCAAGTAACGGTTCCGCGAGGCCCCACCATCGGCCATCAGCTCGGAAATAGCAATTCCCGTATCCTGCTTCATGGTGTGAAGGACGTCGCGCGTCTGGTACGCGATCGACTGCAGGGTCGCCTTTACAAAGTCGTTGCGGTTCGTTCCACGTGATAGGCCGAAGACCGCCCCCTTGGCATCGGGATCCCAGTACGGGGCCCCCAATCCGTTGAAGGCCGGCACCACATAGACTTCATCATCGTCGGTTGAGGCCATGGCGGCCTGGCGGGATTCCGGAACGTTGTCGATAATCTTCATGCTTTCGTGTAACCAGGCCAGCGCCGTGCCGGCCACCAGAATGGACCCTTCGAGCGCGTAGGTCACTTGCCCATTCATCTTATAGGCAATCGTGGTCAACAGGTTGTGTTCGGACGTCCGCGGCTCATCCCCCGTGTTCATCATGACGAAGGCCCCGTCCCCATACGTGTTCTTGACAGTTCCCGGCTCCAGCGCCAGTTGCCCCAGTAAGGCGGCGGATTGGTCCCCGATAATCCCAGCAATCGGCACCTCGACGCCGTAGAACTGGAAGTTTTGGGTGACGCCGTAGACCTCGGAACTAGACTTGACCTCAGGCAACATGGCGGCCGGAATGTTCAGCCAGTCCAGAATGTCCTGATCCCATTTCAGCTCGTGAATGTTAAATAACATGGTCCGGCTGGCGTTACTGTAGTCGGTCACGTGAATCTTACCGCCGGAGAGCTTCCAGGCTAGCCAGCTATCGACGGTTCCGAACAACAGGTCACCGTTCTCCGCGCGTTCCTGTGCGCCGGGCACGTGGTCTAAGATCCACCGTACCTTGGTGGCACTGAAGTAGGCGTCCAGCACCAGCCCCGTCTTGTCCTTGATGGCCTTGGTCCGGCCGTCCGCCACAAGCTTCTTGGCCAGACTGGCGGTTTGCTGACTTTGCCAGCCGATAGCGTGGTAAATCGGCTCGCCGGTCACCTTATCCCACACGATCGTGGTTTCCCGTTGGCTACTAATCCCAATGGCTTGAATGTTCTCTGGATGAATGGACGCATCGATCAAGGCGCTGGCGATCACTGACAAGACGCTGTTCCAGATCTCGTTAGCGTCGGACTCAACCCAGCCCGCGTGCGGATAATACTGGGGAACCTCCTTGTAACCTTCAATGACTTTGCGCCCGGAGCGATCAAAGATCAATGCCCGCGTACTACTGGTCCCTTGGTCAATCGCTAAGATGTAATCTTCCGGTTGTTTAAGTGCCATATGTATTTACTCCCTCCATAACTGCTTTCGAATCGGAAGCGGTTCCAATTTTCACTTCACTAATCATAGCACGACCCTAGTGAAAAACACCAGATTTTGTATCGGCCATGACGGTGTTTGATCATTTCTTAAGGTTTACGACGGGCTTAAACAGTTAACCGGTGCCCCGCCAAAAACGACTGGGCGAAATCGGCCTCGTCCTTGACCCGCTTGCCGAACTCGTCGATCAGCGCGTGAAATTCTTGATAATCGCTCAGACCGAAGTCTAACTGACCCATCACCTTTTTCTGAAAGGCGGGATAGGTCTTGGGCATGGTCGCCCCTAGCCAGGTGAAGAGCCGACGTGCGTAGGTATCGACCATGAAGGCGCCGTGATCCAGCGTGTACATCAAGATGTAGTCGGCCGTTTCGTTGCCAATGCCCGTGATACTCAGCAGGTCGGCCCGTAGACTGGCGCCATCCCGTCGCTTCAACGCTGCCAAATCATCGTCGGCCTCACCCAACCACTCGGCTAGGGCCAGAATCGCCGCACTCTTCCGCCGGTAAAACCCACTGCTACGAATCACCGGCATCAATGTTTCCGGCGTATAGGCCCGCAACTTTGCCGGCGTAAATCCCGTCTGCGCCTTGAGTTTGATGAGCGACGGTTCGACGTT contains:
- a CDS encoding endonuclease III — encoded protein: MTLEELYRTMAKEMGPQPWLRPGTPWAETPVEIMLGAILVQNTNWRNVEPSLIKLKAQTGFTPAKLRAYTPETLMPVIRSSGFYRRKSAAILALAEWLGEADDDLAALKRRDGASLRADLLSITGIGNETADYILMYTLDHGAFMVDTYARRLFTWLGATMPKTYPAFQKKVMGQLDFGLSDYQEFHALIDEFGKRVKDEADFAQSFLAGHRLTV
- the glpK gene encoding glycerol kinase GlpK; translation: MALKQPEDYILAIDQGTSSTRALIFDRSGRKVIEGYKEVPQYYPHAGWVESDANEIWNSVLSVIASALIDASIHPENIQAIGISSQRETTIVWDKVTGEPIYHAIGWQSQQTASLAKKLVADGRTKAIKDKTGLVLDAYFSATKVRWILDHVPGAQERAENGDLLFGTVDSWLAWKLSGGKIHVTDYSNASRTMLFNIHELKWDQDILDWLNIPAAMLPEVKSSSEVYGVTQNFQFYGVEVPIAGIIGDQSAALLGQLALEPGTVKNTYGDGAFVMMNTGDEPRTSEHNLLTTIAYKMNGQVTYALEGSILVAGTALAWLHESMKIIDNVPESRQAAMASTDDDEVYVVPAFNGLGAPYWDPDAKGAVFGLSRGTNRNDFVKATLQSIAYQTRDVLHTMKQDTGIAISELMADGGASRNRYLMQFQADIIDTPVQRAADEETTAMGAAITAGLAVGYWKSLEEVKQIRSAGRLFTPNMLPDRRERLYAGWKQAVKATRAFKPDNQ
- a CDS encoding DUF368 domain-containing protein, giving the protein MQTTRSDSAIKRFFKGVIIALGFILPGVSGGVLAAILGIYERLLGFMAHFRQNFKRDFWYFVPVGLGGIVGIALLSAPLEYLLAHWQVIVLWGFAGAIVGTLPALMATASSQRPRDAVDYGWFLGTLIISGGLLYFMSDLFGTLPANFWGFMVAGGLIALGVLVPGLSPSNLLLILGLFTPMLTGFKNFDLLGVYLPIALGGGLAMILFSKGMDYLIHRFHSRVYHFILGIVVASTVLILVPNPHATEGISYAGATGTTFLFSLLALLVGVALGYWMNRLEVKYK
- a CDS encoding IS3 family transposase is translated as MNQQHRLAYQAISEVSQGKRGAIKTLLTHIGVSRQAYNKSFHRQETPWETQERLLEKRITYWFNQHHQAIGAGKILSNLQHDEQVTFKVTIKRVKRIMRNLNIKCQIRVKKRQRIKEQEQYIQDNVLNRNFKVAGPNQVWLADSTELSYGPKGQFKIRLSGVLDLCGRRLIASFLSTTETAVAEIQVFKQAFEQAGDVHPLIHTDRGAAYTAKAFNNFLSEHKVMRSMSRPGTPYDNAPMERWWNEFKAHWMERHPMPKTYREFVELVNEGIHYFNYLDRSPERNGLTPVEYWNEAA
- a CDS encoding transposase → MSKIKYSAVEKLELINEFEASGQTNIGFAREHGLADKEAVIRWRALYKRDGFDGLKESKGCRRYSEVFKLRVVYAFLNGEGSQREVAMKYGLRSATQVNYWVSRYNRDKTVTATPSRKQVPTMSRKTTLAERIEVVEYITKQNHSYNEAAEHYSVSYQQARSWVLRAKKGGYNALEDRRGHRKPQRELTDLDKANLRIKQLEGQVADMELLKEFVKKFQEIQHKG